In Neisseria brasiliensis, the following proteins share a genomic window:
- a CDS encoding MFS transporter, protein MSVKKDYLNFKTSRRFAPLFGTQFLGAFNDNVFKTALFVMISFYGLGGNEWIPASQMLNLGALLFILPYFLFSALSGQLSNRFDKAVLARWIKLLEIIVMSVAAYGFYIQSAPLLLFCLFCMGTQSTLFGPLKYAILPDYLNDKELMMGNSLIESGTFIAILFGQILGTSLAGIPPHIVGMVVMVVAICGTLTSLFMPSAPAKAPDTKIELNIVKGTMDLMRETVAQKSVFTAIIGISWFWFVGSVYTTQLPTFTQIHLGGNDNVFNLMLALFSIGIAIGSVLCAKLSHEHLRLGLVTVGAIGLTVSGLLLVWLTHGQRFAELNGIMWFLSQANAYPVMLTMTALGFFGGFFSVPLYTWLQTASSETFRAHAVAANNIVNGIFMVTAAILSAVLLMLFESITLLYLIVALGNVLLLVYLIKREPRFILKKGS, encoded by the coding sequence ATGAGCGTAAAAAAAGATTATTTGAATTTCAAAACCAGCCGCCGCTTTGCGCCTTTATTTGGCACGCAGTTTCTCGGCGCGTTTAACGACAATGTGTTCAAAACCGCGCTGTTTGTGATGATCAGCTTCTACGGCTTGGGCGGCAACGAATGGATTCCGGCCAGCCAAATGCTGAATCTGGGCGCGTTGCTGTTTATCTTGCCGTATTTCCTGTTTTCCGCTTTGTCCGGCCAGTTGAGCAACCGCTTCGATAAAGCCGTGTTGGCGCGCTGGATTAAGCTGTTGGAAATCATCGTCATGAGTGTGGCCGCGTATGGTTTTTACATTCAATCCGCGCCGCTGTTGCTGTTTTGCCTGTTTTGCATGGGCACACAATCAACTTTGTTCGGCCCGTTGAAATACGCCATTTTACCTGATTATCTGAATGATAAAGAATTAATGATGGGCAATAGCCTGATTGAATCGGGTACATTTATCGCTATTTTGTTCGGCCAGATTTTGGGCACATCATTGGCAGGTATTCCGCCGCATATCGTTGGCATGGTGGTAATGGTGGTGGCGATTTGCGGCACCTTGACCAGCCTGTTTATGCCGTCGGCGCCCGCCAAAGCGCCGGATACCAAAATCGAGCTCAACATCGTCAAAGGCACGATGGATTTAATGCGCGAAACTGTGGCGCAAAAGTCTGTGTTCACTGCCATTATCGGCATTTCGTGGTTTTGGTTTGTCGGCTCGGTCTACACCACCCAATTGCCGACCTTCACCCAAATCCATCTGGGTGGCAACGATAATGTGTTTAACCTGATGCTGGCCTTGTTTTCCATCGGCATCGCCATCGGCTCGGTATTGTGCGCCAAACTCAGCCACGAACATTTGCGCTTGGGGCTGGTCACCGTCGGCGCCATTGGTTTGACAGTGAGCGGCTTGCTGCTGGTGTGGCTCACGCACGGGCAACGTTTTGCTGAATTGAACGGCATTATGTGGTTTTTGTCGCAAGCCAATGCTTATCCGGTGATGCTGACCATGACGGCCCTCGGCTTTTTCGGCGGCTTCTTTTCCGTGCCGCTCTATACATGGCTTCAGACGGCCTCCAGCGAAACCTTCCGTGCACACGCCGTGGCGGCCAACAATATCGTCAACGGTATTTTCATGGTAACGGCGGCGATTCTCAGCGCGGTCTTGCTGATGTTGTTTGAAAGCATTACTTTGCTGTATCTGATTGTGGCGCTGGGTAATGTGTTGCTGCTGGTTTATTTGATTAAACGCGAACCAAGGTTTATTTTGAAAAAGGGTAGTTAA
- the ccoS gene encoding cbb3-type cytochrome oxidase assembly protein CcoS, translating into MESMFILVPISIILAFIIGYFFWWSGKHGQFDDLEGPAHRILMDDDSTDKLLEKEQDSAKDDTK; encoded by the coding sequence ATGGAAAGTATGTTTATTTTGGTGCCGATCAGCATCATTTTGGCCTTTATCATCGGCTATTTTTTCTGGTGGTCGGGCAAACACGGCCAGTTTGACGATTTGGAAGGACCGGCACACCGCATTTTGATGGACGATGATTCCACCGACAAACTGCTGGAAAAAGAACAAGATTCCGCTAAAGACGACACCAAATGA
- a CDS encoding HLGFF motif protein codes for MHYFSIHTQQGEHLGFFIMLADDESEAQPQSGQFAVKLQSEETPSDQAAVAALQPWQEVAEPLFWRVEKDRVELFAGDANIGTIRNEYLTLSGQMLVLNDLTGMM; via the coding sequence ATGCATTATTTCAGTATTCACACCCAACAAGGCGAGCATCTGGGCTTTTTCATCATGCTGGCTGATGACGAATCCGAAGCGCAGCCGCAGAGCGGGCAGTTTGCCGTTAAGCTGCAAAGCGAAGAAACACCCAGCGACCAAGCGGCAGTTGCTGCCTTGCAACCTTGGCAGGAAGTGGCCGAACCGCTGTTTTGGCGCGTGGAAAAAGACCGCGTCGAACTCTTTGCTGGTGACGCCAACATCGGCACCATCCGCAACGAATACCTGACCTTATCCGGCCAAATGCTGGTTTTAAACGATTTAACAGGGATGATGTAA
- a CDS encoding acetate kinase, translating into MSQKLILVLNCGSSSLKGAVLDNDSGDVLLSCLAEKLGLPDAYITFKFNGEKHKVELAANPNHTGAVEALMEELKSHGFDSQIAAIGHRIVSGGEEYSESTLITEDVIAGIEKCIPLAPLHNPANLLGVRAAQNIFKGLPNVAVFDTAFHQTMPDRAYMYAVPRELYSKYGLRRYGFHGTSYRYVSDEAARFLGKDKNDLRMVIAHLGNGASIAAIANGVCQDTSMGLTPLEGLVMGTRSGDVDPAVFGFLAENANMTIAQVTDMLNKKSGLLGLSELSSDCRTIEEEAANGHSGAVLALEVFCYRLAKYIGSMAVAAGGLDVLAFTGGIGENSELIRSKVLGYLGFLGLNVDQDANLAARFGNAGVITTADSKAVAVVIPTNEELMIAHDTARLSGL; encoded by the coding sequence ATGTCTCAAAAATTGATTTTGGTTTTAAACTGCGGCAGTTCATCGTTAAAAGGTGCTGTTTTGGATAACGACAGCGGCGACGTGTTGCTGAGCTGCTTGGCTGAAAAGCTGGGCTTGCCTGATGCTTACATCACCTTCAAATTCAACGGCGAAAAACACAAAGTTGAATTGGCTGCCAATCCAAACCACACCGGCGCAGTGGAAGCCTTGATGGAAGAATTGAAATCACACGGCTTCGACAGCCAAATCGCTGCCATCGGCCACCGCATCGTCAGCGGCGGCGAAGAGTACAGCGAATCTACTTTGATTACCGAAGATGTGATTGCCGGTATCGAAAAATGCATCCCATTGGCACCTTTGCACAACCCTGCCAACCTGCTGGGCGTGCGTGCCGCGCAAAACATTTTCAAAGGCCTGCCAAATGTGGCCGTATTTGACACCGCGTTCCACCAAACTATGCCGGATCGCGCCTACATGTATGCCGTACCGCGCGAGTTGTACAGCAAATACGGCCTGCGCCGCTACGGTTTCCACGGCACCAGCTACCGCTATGTGTCTGACGAAGCCGCCCGCTTCTTGGGTAAAGACAAAAACGATTTGCGCATGGTGATTGCCCACTTGGGTAACGGCGCATCGATTGCCGCCATCGCCAACGGCGTATGCCAAGACACCAGCATGGGCTTGACCCCGCTAGAAGGCTTGGTAATGGGTACGCGCTCAGGCGACGTTGACCCAGCGGTATTCGGTTTCTTGGCTGAAAACGCCAACATGACCATCGCGCAAGTGACCGATATGCTGAACAAAAAATCAGGCTTGCTGGGCTTGTCTGAATTGTCGAGCGACTGCCGCACCATCGAAGAAGAAGCAGCCAACGGCCACTCTGGCGCAGTATTGGCGCTGGAAGTGTTCTGCTACCGCTTAGCGAAATACATCGGCAGCATGGCAGTTGCCGCAGGCGGTTTGGACGTATTGGCCTTTACCGGCGGTATCGGTGAAAACTCTGAATTGATCCGCAGCAAAGTATTGGGCTACTTGGGCTTCTTGGGCTTGAATGTCGATCAAGATGCCAACTTGGCAGCCCGCTTCGGCAATGCCGGTGTGATTACCACTGCCGACAGCAAAGCCGTTGCTGTGGTGATTCCAACCAACGAAGAATTGATGATTGCACACGACACCGCACGCTTGAGCGGCCTGTAA
- a CDS encoding DUF445 domain-containing protein, protein MHTLSAEVRLAQAKARLRRSRRWATGLLLVACVLFVLSTLYLKHYPWLAYVKAFSEAAMVGALADWFAVTALFRRPLGLPIPHTAILPRNQARIADELGRFIENNFLQGKPIALRVYQAQPSEKLLGWLASESVRSQWLPWAAKQIPLLLNIAKPEQVARFSGMMLAQQYNGEKIAKTLSDGLILLKAHGMHETLYYGLLKQLRRWLKNPETREMLEQNLREWAAKIESDAPSTWDKFKAALKSTVVEKVDDWAAAKALDWADGYLAAAMQGDDNAMRRRFDEQYDAIIERLQTSRLWHRRLEAAKMQIAESPALQNSLESFWKGLQNWAENDVAKTDSLCAAQLQKLLDHMLTQAEAYPQFMRRVDVRLSLMVRDFVMRYKEQAAQFVADKVKSWDSAQMVEKLELSVGKDLQYIRINGTLVGGLVGLVIYVVSQWLG, encoded by the coding sequence ATGCACACATTATCGGCAGAAGTGCGCTTGGCGCAGGCCAAGGCGCGGTTGCGTCGCAGCCGCCGTTGGGCAACCGGCTTGCTGCTGGTTGCTTGTGTATTGTTTGTGTTGTCCACGCTGTATCTCAAGCATTATCCTTGGCTGGCGTATGTGAAAGCCTTTTCCGAAGCGGCGATGGTGGGTGCACTGGCCGATTGGTTTGCCGTGACTGCGCTGTTCAGACGGCCTTTGGGCTTGCCGATTCCGCATACCGCCATTTTGCCGCGCAATCAGGCGCGGATTGCCGATGAGTTGGGGCGGTTTATCGAAAACAACTTTTTGCAGGGCAAACCGATTGCGCTCAGGGTGTATCAGGCGCAGCCGAGTGAGAAGTTGTTGGGCTGGCTGGCAAGTGAATCGGTGCGCAGCCAATGGCTGCCGTGGGCGGCCAAGCAGATTCCGTTGTTGCTGAATATTGCCAAGCCCGAGCAAGTGGCGCGCTTTTCCGGCATGATGTTGGCGCAGCAATACAACGGTGAAAAAATTGCCAAAACGCTTTCAGACGGCCTGATTCTGCTTAAAGCCCACGGCATGCACGAAACCCTGTATTACGGCTTATTGAAGCAATTGCGCCGCTGGCTGAAAAATCCGGAAACGCGCGAAATGCTGGAGCAAAACCTGCGCGAGTGGGCGGCCAAAATCGAAAGCGATGCCCCGAGTACATGGGATAAATTTAAAGCCGCGCTGAAATCGACGGTGGTGGAAAAAGTGGATGATTGGGCGGCTGCCAAAGCTTTGGATTGGGCGGATGGTTATTTGGCCGCGGCCATGCAGGGCGACGACAATGCCATGCGCCGCCGTTTTGACGAGCAATACGATGCGATTATCGAGCGGCTGCAAACTTCACGCTTGTGGCACCGCCGTTTGGAAGCGGCCAAAATGCAGATTGCCGAATCACCGGCCTTGCAAAACAGCTTGGAAAGTTTCTGGAAAGGGCTGCAAAACTGGGCAGAAAATGATGTGGCCAAAACCGATTCGTTGTGCGCCGCACAATTACAAAAGCTGCTTGATCATATGCTGACACAGGCCGAAGCCTATCCGCAGTTTATGCGCAGGGTCGATGTGCGCCTGTCGCTGATGGTGCGCGATTTCGTTATGCGCTATAAAGAACAGGCCGCGCAATTTGTGGCGGATAAAGTGAAAAGCTGGGATAGCGCGCAAATGGTGGAAAAACTTGAGCTCAGCGTTGGCAAGGATTTGCAGTATATCCGCATCAACGGCACACTGGTCGGCGGCTTGGTCGGGCTGGTGATTTATGTGGTGTCGCAATGGTTGGGATAG
- the trxA gene encoding thioredoxin TrxA translates to MSSELIVHTTDANFEQDVLKSDVPVLLDFWAPWCGPCKMIAPILDDVAAEYQGKVKVIKINIDDNQNTPNQFGVRGIPTLMVFKDGQNVATKVGALAKGQLTAFLDASIA, encoded by the coding sequence ATGAGCAGCGAACTGATTGTACACACCACTGATGCCAACTTCGAACAAGACGTTTTGAAATCAGACGTGCCGGTATTGTTGGATTTCTGGGCACCATGGTGCGGCCCTTGCAAAATGATTGCCCCGATTTTGGACGATGTTGCCGCTGAATACCAAGGTAAAGTGAAAGTGATTAAAATCAACATCGACGACAACCAAAATACCCCGAACCAATTCGGTGTGCGCGGTATCCCGACTTTGATGGTATTCAAAGACGGTCAAAATGTAGCCACTAAAGTGGGCGCGTTGGCAAAAGGCCAATTGACTGCATTCTTGGATGCGTCTATCGCTTAA
- a CDS encoding ABC transporter ATP-binding protein, translated as MMTPILHIENLNASFPGKQVLHDINLTVQAGRKLAIVGESGSGKTVLAQGIMRLNPAVSLTGRLKFEDTDLLTLPERNLQKLRGHDIGMVFQEPMTALNPVMRVGKQIAEVLTLHLGLTAKQAWARAVELLRETGIQQPEEKAFAYPFQLSGGQRQRAMIAMAVAAEPKLLIADEPTTALDVAVQAQILDLLSRLQQARGMTLVYISHDLNLVRRFADDVVVMQHGRIVEQGSVEDVFRRPQHEYTKMLLNAGAVRQVVDLPQNPATVLEGEAISVAVKEQAGWFKKRRKTLLQPLDFHLKAGETLGIIGESGSGKTALAKAVMRLMESEGRLKINGQAWRSELRKEIQMVFQDPFGAFNPRMNVFDIVAEALRVHEPQLSREAMHARVAETLRQVGLPEDVMTRYPHAFSGGQRQRLAIARAIIVRPKILVLDEPTSALDVQWQQQILALLADLQRQHGLSLIIISHDLAVIRALSHRVMVLKDGQIVEEGDLDAVFANPHAAYTQNLLLHAGA; from the coding sequence ATCATGACCCCGATTTTACACATCGAAAATCTGAATGCTTCATTCCCGGGCAAACAGGTATTGCACGACATCAATCTTACTGTGCAAGCCGGGCGCAAGCTGGCGATTGTCGGCGAGAGCGGCAGCGGCAAAACTGTGTTGGCGCAGGGTATCATGCGGCTGAATCCGGCGGTGTCGTTAACAGGCCGTCTGAAATTTGAAGACACGGATTTGTTGACGCTACCTGAGCGTAATCTGCAAAAGCTGCGCGGTCACGACATCGGCATGGTGTTCCAAGAGCCGATGACGGCCTTAAACCCCGTGATGCGCGTGGGCAAACAAATTGCCGAAGTGTTGACGCTGCATTTGGGATTGACCGCCAAACAGGCATGGGCGCGCGCCGTGGAGCTGTTGCGTGAAACCGGCATTCAGCAGCCCGAAGAAAAAGCCTTTGCCTATCCGTTTCAATTATCCGGCGGACAGCGGCAGCGGGCGATGATTGCGATGGCGGTGGCGGCAGAACCGAAATTGTTGATTGCCGATGAGCCGACTACCGCGCTGGATGTGGCAGTGCAGGCGCAGATTCTTGATTTATTGTCGCGCTTGCAACAGGCGCGCGGCATGACTTTGGTGTACATCAGCCACGATTTGAATTTGGTGCGCCGTTTTGCCGATGACGTGGTAGTGATGCAGCATGGCCGCATTGTCGAGCAGGGTAGCGTGGAAGACGTGTTCAGACGGCCTCAACATGAATACACCAAAATGCTGCTCAATGCCGGCGCGGTGCGGCAGGTGGTGGATTTGCCGCAAAATCCTGCGACGGTGTTGGAAGGCGAAGCCATCAGCGTGGCGGTAAAAGAGCAGGCCGGTTGGTTTAAGAAACGCCGCAAAACGCTCCTGCAGCCCTTGGATTTTCATTTGAAAGCGGGCGAAACCTTGGGCATTATCGGCGAGAGTGGCAGCGGCAAAACCGCGCTGGCCAAAGCGGTAATGCGTTTGATGGAGTCGGAAGGCCGTCTGAAAATCAACGGCCAAGCATGGCGGTCTGAATTGCGCAAAGAAATCCAAATGGTGTTTCAAGACCCGTTTGGCGCATTTAATCCGCGCATGAATGTGTTTGATATTGTGGCCGAGGCCTTACGTGTACACGAGCCGCAGTTGAGTCGCGAAGCCATGCACGCGCGGGTAGCAGAAACCTTGCGTCAAGTCGGGTTGCCTGAAGATGTGATGACGCGTTATCCCCATGCGTTTTCCGGCGGCCAACGCCAACGTCTCGCCATTGCACGCGCAATTATTGTGCGCCCGAAAATTTTGGTGCTCGACGAGCCGACCAGCGCGCTTGATGTGCAATGGCAGCAGCAAATTTTGGCCTTGCTGGCCGATTTGCAGCGTCAGCACGGCTTGAGCCTCATCATCATCAGCCATGATTTGGCGGTGATTCGCGCTCTGTCGCACCGCGTGATGGTGTTGAAAGACGGGCAGATTGTCGAAGAAGGGGATTTGGATGCGGTGTTTGCAAATCCTCATGCCGCTTATACGCAAAATCTATTGTTGCACGCAGGGGCTTGA